AAGCGAGGAGACCAAGCCTGGAAGGATCTTGTTGCAGGAAGCAAATACAAAAACTGGCCCAAGTTCGGAGAACTTGAAGAAGGCAACATTCTCCTTCAGGACCATGGAGACGAAGTCACCTTCAAAAATATCAAGATCAAAGAACTGGACTAAACGTCCGGTTTGATGATATGGATCAATGACAATACAGGGTGGATGTCTCCAGCAGGCATCCGCTCTTTTTGCTCCTGCCATGTACCCCCTGATTCATAAAACACTTCCGAACGGGACATCGGTTTCCTACGCATGGTTCGAGGCCATGCACTCCCGCATGGATATTCTGATCTGCGGAATAGACGAATGGAATGCAGGCCGTTTGGCTTTCCTCCTATCCCAGGAGACAGAGAGATTGGCGGATCTGATGAATCGTTTCGATCCCGGCAGCCTTCTATCACAAATCAATACCGCCCCTCCCGGGACTCCTGTCTCCATCTCACGGGAGCTGGCAACGATTCTATCTACTTGCCGGGAATGGTATCGGCGTACCCAGGGCCTCTTCGACATTACCATCCAGTCTCCAGCTTCCGAAAGTTCCCTGATGGATGCGTGGGAAATCACCCCGGAAGACACCGTGATACGCCATCATCCGGGCATCGTGCTGGATCTGTGCGGGTTTGCCAAGGGCTACGCTGTGGATTCCTGCAAATCCGTCCTGCTCCGAGAAGGAGTCCGCGATGCCCTGGTCAATTTCGGTAACAGTTCCGTCCTCGCCATCGGCAATCATCCCCATGGAAAAGGATGGCCCGTCGGACTGGGAGTTGACGAAGCACAAATCGAAGGCGAATACAAAGAACTCACTCTGCACAACCAGTGTCTGACAACATCAGGCAACAATACAACCGGACGCCAGCATCTCATCCGCCCGGATTCCCGGCAAGTCGTCACAGGAAAGAAGCATGTCTCCGTCGTCACCGAAACCGGCACCGTGGGTGAAATCCTCTCCACGGCTTTCTTTATCGCAGAAAAGGAAGAAAAAGAGTACCTTGCCGACCAGCCCGAGTGCATCAGCATGGAAGAACATGCCTGAGTTCATGTTGGAGGATCGGAAGTCTCCACACCTTTACTTGACGGAGAGAACCCGCGCCAACTTGCGGCGCATCTTCTTTTTCTGTGTCGAAAAATTCAGGACACAACAACGGTGAATCACCCACTGAATGAAATTCCGGCGCAATTCATAACTCTTCGTTCTCTTTTTGTCGGCATCAATATTGCTCTTAACGCACAGGGCTGGGTCCGGACGAGCCGGCGCCGGCAACACTCCGCAGGCGACAATGTTACCGGCAAAGCACACCCCCGCCCATTGAGCGTCGTAGACCATCCAATACCGTTTGAACCCTTCCAACACCTTTTCCGCACCGGCCCGGGTATAGAGGATACTCGTTGCCTCCCATGGGAATTTCTTCGGAAAAGTCATTTGTATCTTCATCTCCGGATGGGGGGGCAGCACATCGTAATGGCGGCCGTCAGTCCACAATTTGATACATTCCCAGCCAGAGGTCCGCGTCAGTATTTCCTCCAGCATTCCCAGGAAATCGGGGTCAAACAACACATCGTCCTCATTGATTACACAGTACTCGTAATCCGTCTCCAAAAATGTTCTAATAGCCTTTAAATGACTTTGAATGCATCCTTGCTCGTTAGGAAGAAGGTGACAACTATATTCACGCATGCGCCTCTTGCGATCATAAGCCGGCAGGGAATTACAGTCCAAATCCTTTCCTGCAATCGCCTGAACGAATTGCACGGGAAATCCCAGTTCCTCCGCCTGACGGACAATGTGCTCCCTCCTCTCAACAGCCTGTTCCAGATTGATTACAAGATGGAGAGTTTTATCCGTAGAAAAAGAATAATGGTTCATAGGCAAACAGGAAGATCCTCCCCAGAGGGGCGGGCTAAGTTCAGGCTAACTCAGAATCCTCTCTTTTTCAATGTTTTTCACACATAAAAAAATAGTTTCCTGTATGACTCCATCCTCAACCTCTCAACAGCTGTGCCAATAAATGTCAGATTCTGGACTTGTCTTTTGACGCTACTCGTGGCTTTTGGGAGGCTCAGATCAAATTTACTTCGCTAATACCATGTCATCCGACCTTAAGCTTGATGCTCTGGAGTATCACGCACAGCCACGACCCGGCAAGATGGAAACCTTGCCGTGCAAGTCCGCTTTTTCGCAGCGGGATCTGACACTTGCCTATTCCCCAGGTGTTGCCGAACCCTGTTTGCGCATAAAAAAAGATCCTTCCCTCAGTGCTCTGTACACTGGAAAATCCAATCTCGTAGGAGTCATCACCAACGGTACCGCCGTTCTGGGACTCGGCAATATTGGGCCGGATGCAGCCAAACCTGTCATGGAAGGCAAGGGACTTCTATTCAAAGTCTTTGCCGACATCGACGTTTTCGATATCGAACTGAATGTACGCGAACCCGAAAAATTGATCGAAGTCATCAAAACGATGGAACCCACTTTCGGAGCTATCAATCTGGAAGACATCAAGGCTCCCGAATGCTTCATGCTGGAAGAACGTCTCCGTGCGGAAATGAACATCCCCGTCTTTCACGATGACCAGCACGGTACGGCCGTCATTTCCGGAGCTGCTCTTCTAAACGCAGCCGAACTGACCGGCCGCCGTCTGGAAAACATGCGAGTCGTCGTCGTCGGAGCCGGAGCGGCCGGGATTGCCTGTGCCAAGTTTTACATTTCCCTCGGTATCCGCCGGGAGAATATTTTCATGTTCGACTCCAAAGGGCTCATTCAGGCAGGCCGTATGGATTTGCACTCAACCAAGGCA
This is a stretch of genomic DNA from Akkermansia sp. N21116. It encodes these proteins:
- a CDS encoding glycosyltransferase family 25 protein; its protein translation is MNHYSFSTDKTLHLVINLEQAVERREHIVRQAEELGFPVQFVQAIAGKDLDCNSLPAYDRKRRMREYSCHLLPNEQGCIQSHLKAIRTFLETDYEYCVINEDDVLFDPDFLGMLEEILTRTSGWECIKLWTDGRHYDVLPPHPEMKIQMTFPKKFPWEATSILYTRAGAEKVLEGFKRYWMVYDAQWAGVCFAGNIVACGVLPAPARPDPALCVKSNIDADKKRTKSYELRRNFIQWVIHRCCVLNFSTQKKKMRRKLARVLSVK
- a CDS encoding malic enzyme-like NAD(P)-binding protein; this encodes MSSDLKLDALEYHAQPRPGKMETLPCKSAFSQRDLTLAYSPGVAEPCLRIKKDPSLSALYTGKSNLVGVITNGTAVLGLGNIGPDAAKPVMEGKGLLFKVFADIDVFDIELNVREPEKLIEVIKTMEPTFGAINLEDIKAPECFMLEERLRAEMNIPVFHDDQHGTAVISGAALLNAAELTGRRLENMRVVVVGAGAAGIACAKFYISLGIRRENIFMFDSKGLIQAGRMDLHSTKAQFAQTHDCSMEDAIRGADVFLGLSTKGILSQDMVRSMADSPIIFACANPDPEITYREAKKARPDCIMGSGRSDWPNQVNNVSCFPFIFRAALDVNARCINEPMKIAAARSLADLAKEPVPQEVIEAYGGEPLSFGIDYVIPKPLDPRIIDWQCPAVAQAAMVSGVAQSPIRDMDAYRQELQARIMGARERSRMIVESYLK
- a CDS encoding FAD:protein FMN transferase, whose translation is MTIQGGCLQQASALFAPAMYPLIHKTLPNGTSVSYAWFEAMHSRMDILICGIDEWNAGRLAFLLSQETERLADLMNRFDPGSLLSQINTAPPGTPVSISRELATILSTCREWYRRTQGLFDITIQSPASESSLMDAWEITPEDTVIRHHPGIVLDLCGFAKGYAVDSCKSVLLREGVRDALVNFGNSSVLAIGNHPHGKGWPVGLGVDEAQIEGEYKELTLHNQCLTTSGNNTTGRQHLIRPDSRQVVTGKKHVSVVTETGTVGEILSTAFFIAEKEEKEYLADQPECISMEEHA